The DNA sequence TTGAATAAGATACAGCTATGCTTGAAATTGGTGTATATCTCATCATCATGATTCTTGTTTTTCTCAGTATGGATGCAGTCGCCTGGTTTCTCCATAAATATGTCATGCATGGTTTCGGATGGTTTCTCCACGAAGATCACCATCGTTATACAAAAAAACGTTTTGAAAAAAACGATGTGTTTGGTTTGTTTTTTGCAGTCGTCTCAATACTGTTCATCTTTTCTGGTTTTTTTGCAGGATTAGATCTACGATTCTTCATCGGCGTTGGCATTGCACTCTACGGACTCTGGTATCTCATTGTTCATGACGTCTTCTTTCACCGTCGACTCAAAATCAAATACCGTCCAAAAAGCAGATACCTGAAGCGAGTACTCCACGCCCATGCAGTCCATCATCAGAAAAGTACGGCACATCAAGGGATTTGTTTTGCTTTCATGTATGCACAAAAAAAGTATGATGTACCACAAGAACAATTAAAAAATTAAAGGCCCATATGATCATAAACTATCTCATCTTAGATATACTCATCATCCTTTTTCCTTTTCTTTTGTCATTTAACTGGAAATTTACCTACTATCGATATTACACAGCATTATTCCCTGCTATCGCCATCGTCGGTATCGGCTATATCCTCTGGGATGCAATCGTCACTGCACGAGGAGACTGGTGGTTCAACTACAACTATCTCTCAGGCATAACCATCATTGGGCTACCACTTGAAGAAATACTTTTTTTCATCGTTGTTCCCTACTCATGCATCTTTATTTACGAAAACCTAGAATATTTCTATCCAGATAAAAAAATCACCTACAACAAACACCTATACATCGGTATTACCATACTCTTGATTCTCGGCAGCATCATTTTTTATACCCAGGCTTATACAATTCTAGCGCTCATATCCTGTGCCTTTTTCTTCATCATTGCCCTCTGGTGCTACCCAGAGATTCTCCAATCACGAAACTACTGGCTCTACATTGGCATCTCCATGATTCCATTTATCATCTTCAACTATCTCTTAACCTCACTACCGATTGTTCTGTACAACCCGTCTGCCATATGGGGTGGAGACGGCCTGTGGAACGGCAGATTCATCACCATACCCTATGAGGATTTCTTCTATAACTTCGCCATGCTTTCATTCTATCTGCTTGTCTATCGCATCTTTAAAAAACGATGGTTTACCAAGAACGAAAAAACAACATGATATAAAACGCAAATAATACAAAGACCTATATGATAACAACTATCATTACTCTGCCTGGTTTGTGATTCTTATGACCAAAAAAAAAGTAGCAGTGATCGGTGCAGGTTTTGGGGGGATGGCTGCTGCAGCACTCCTTGCTCGAGATGGCTACCAAGTCACTGTTGTTGAAAAAAATGACCAACCAGGTGGTCGAGCAATCATCTACAAAGCAAAAGACTTTGTCTTTGACATGGGACCATCATGGTACCTCATGCCAGATGTGTTCGAAAAATTCTTCGCAGAATTTAACAAAAAACCAGAAGACTACTATAAACTCATACGACTCAAACCAGCATACCGAGTTTTTTTCTCAAAAGACGAACGTGTTGATATATCACCAGATCTTGAACAAAACTACCAGCTCTTCGATCGATACCAAAAAAACGGTCGAGAACAATTTAAAAAATATCTTGCCGCAGCTGAATACCAATACACTATAGCAATGAATGAATTCATCTACAAAGAATACCAGCACCTCTGGGATTTCTTCAGTCCAAAACTACTCATTAAAGGATCCAAACTCCACATCTTCAAAAAACTAGATTCCTATGCCCAGCGATATATCACTGATGAAAAACTTCGAAAAATCCTGGAATACACCATGGTGTTCCTTGGTGGAACCCCTTTCGACACCCCAGCATTATATTCACTAATGTCCCATGTTGATTTCAACCTTGGGGTCTGGTATCCAGACGGAGGATTTGGAACACTAGCACGCTCCTTTGAACAACTCGCAAAAGAACAAGGAGTTAACTTTCTCTACAATCATGAAGTAACAAAAATTATCACTGAACACAACACCGTAACTTGCCTTGAAACAAACACCGAAAAAATCCCAGCAGACATCATTGTTGCAAACGCTGATTACCATCATGTTGAAACACAACTCCTTGAACCCTGCCATCAAACCTACCCTGAAAAATACTGGCAGAAAAAAGCAATCGCACCATCAGCACTCCTCATGTATCTCGGCGTCCAAGGAAAAATACAAAACCTTGTACATCACAACCTCTATTTTGCATCACACTGGGAAGATCATTTCAACACCATCTTTAGAAATCCGCTCTGGCCAAAAGATCCCTCATATTATGTCAGCTGCCCATCAAAAACAGATCCTACCGTTGCTCCAAACGATGCTGAAAATCTTTTCATTCTCATCCCTGTTGCAGCAGGGCTCCATGACCCGAAAAAAATACGAGAAAAATACTTCAACCAAGTCATCACACATCTTGAACACCTCACCGGTGAATCAATCAAAGATCGAATCATCGTGAAAAGACTCTTTGCCCATGCTGATTTCACAAACTATTATCATGCTTATAAAGGAACAGCACTTGGCCTTGCCCACACCCTTAAACAAACTGCAGTATTCAGACCACACCATAAGAGTAAAAAAGTAAAAGGATTATACTACACAGGACATTATACCCATCCTGGTATCGGCGTACCTATGGTTATCATTGCCTCACAAATCGTAGTCCACCAGATAAGGAATACCTATGATCGTTGATAAAACATTCATAGCAATTTTTCAAAAAGGAAGTAGAACCTATTTCTACAGTAGCCTTTTTTTCCCAATGCATATCCGCAGAGACGTCTTTATCCTCTATGGTTTTGTCAGAAAAGCAGATAATTTTGTTGATGCAGTACCACAAAATCCACAAGGTTTTTATGAGTTCAAAGAAAAATACAAACAAGCAGTCGCAGGACAGCAGACCGGTGACATCGTCATTGATTCATTCGTAGACCTTGCACACAAACATAATTTTAACTTCGAATGGGTTGATTCTTTTCTCCATTCCATGGAAATGGATCTTACAAAAAAAACCTATGAAACTATGGAAGAAACCATTGACTACATGTATGGATCAGCTGAAGTCATCGGGCTACTCATGGCTCGAATCCTTCACTTAAACAAAGATGCTTTACCCTACGCCCAATATCTTGGTCGAGCAATGCAGTACATCAATTTTATCAGAGACATCGATGAGGATAACGCTCTTGGGAGAATTTATTTTCCACGATCTGAACTGCAAAAATATGGTTTAGAAAATCTCAATTATGATCACGTTCTCAATCATCAACAAGGATTCTATGACTTTATCCATGCACAAATACAAAAATACTGTGAATGGCAAGAATTCGCAGAACAAGGATATTCTTGCATCCCAAAACGGTACCTCATCTCCGTGAAAACAGCGTCTGAAATGTACAAATGGACTGCACAAAAAATCCTCCGCAATCCGTTCATTGTCTATGACTGGAAAGTAAAACCACGGATCATACGCATCGTCACAGCAACGCTAGTAAATCTCATCAATATCATGAGTGATAAATACGAGACAACACCCTGCCCGGTAAAACAGCATCATCACTAACCTTATACAAAATAAGATACGTATACGCATCAATATCTGAAAAATAGGAAACAGTACGTAACACATAAACCTAAATACCAGTTTTTTATACAGCTTTTACCTATAAATATATTCGGATTTGTGGATCATTACCTATGCCTGAGATTGAAATGCAATTTCGCTGTCCCAATTGCCGGGAATTGGTCACCTTCAAAGGGAATGCTGGAGAACAACGAATCGCTGCGTGCCCTGCCTGTGGAAAAGAGGCAAAACTCCGCTTTCAATCAGCAGAACCAGCAATAGAAGTATACAACCTGCGAAAGGAATACAATGATCTCGTTGCAGTTGACAACATTTCATTTACTGTGAAAAAAGGAGAAATTTTTGCATTTCTTGGACCAAACGGTGCAGGAAAAACAACAACTGTCGAAATGATTGAAAACATTCGAACA is a window from the Candidatus Thermoplasmatota archaeon genome containing:
- a CDS encoding sterol desaturase family protein, whose protein sequence is MLEIGVYLIIMILVFLSMDAVAWFLHKYVMHGFGWFLHEDHHRYTKKRFEKNDVFGLFFAVVSILFIFSGFFAGLDLRFFIGVGIALYGLWYLIVHDVFFHRRLKIKYRPKSRYLKRVLHAHAVHHQKSTAHQGICFAFMYAQKKYDVPQEQLKN
- a CDS encoding lycopene cyclase domain-containing protein; translated protein: MIINYLILDILIILFPFLLSFNWKFTYYRYYTALFPAIAIVGIGYILWDAIVTARGDWWFNYNYLSGITIIGLPLEEILFFIVVPYSCIFIYENLEYFYPDKKITYNKHLYIGITILLILGSIIFYTQAYTILALISCAFFFIIALWCYPEILQSRNYWLYIGISMIPFIIFNYLLTSLPIVLYNPSAIWGGDGLWNGRFITIPYEDFFYNFAMLSFYLLVYRIFKKRWFTKNEKTT
- the crtI gene encoding phytoene desaturase family protein encodes the protein MTKKKVAVIGAGFGGMAAAALLARDGYQVTVVEKNDQPGGRAIIYKAKDFVFDMGPSWYLMPDVFEKFFAEFNKKPEDYYKLIRLKPAYRVFFSKDERVDISPDLEQNYQLFDRYQKNGREQFKKYLAAAEYQYTIAMNEFIYKEYQHLWDFFSPKLLIKGSKLHIFKKLDSYAQRYITDEKLRKILEYTMVFLGGTPFDTPALYSLMSHVDFNLGVWYPDGGFGTLARSFEQLAKEQGVNFLYNHEVTKIITEHNTVTCLETNTEKIPADIIVANADYHHVETQLLEPCHQTYPEKYWQKKAIAPSALLMYLGVQGKIQNLVHHNLYFASHWEDHFNTIFRNPLWPKDPSYYVSCPSKTDPTVAPNDAENLFILIPVAAGLHDPKKIREKYFNQVITHLEHLTGESIKDRIIVKRLFAHADFTNYYHAYKGTALGLAHTLKQTAVFRPHHKSKKVKGLYYTGHYTHPGIGVPMVIIASQIVVHQIRNTYDR
- a CDS encoding phytoene/squalene synthase family protein, with translation MIVDKTFIAIFQKGSRTYFYSSLFFPMHIRRDVFILYGFVRKADNFVDAVPQNPQGFYEFKEKYKQAVAGQQTGDIVIDSFVDLAHKHNFNFEWVDSFLHSMEMDLTKKTYETMEETIDYMYGSAEVIGLLMARILHLNKDALPYAQYLGRAMQYINFIRDIDEDNALGRIYFPRSELQKYGLENLNYDHVLNHQQGFYDFIHAQIQKYCEWQEFAEQGYSCIPKRYLISVKTASEMYKWTAQKILRNPFIVYDWKVKPRIIRIVTATLVNLINIMSDKYETTPCPVKQHHH